The Pseudomonas fluorescens genome includes a window with the following:
- a CDS encoding asparaginase, translated as MNGSTYPAAQHVMVLYTGGTIGMQASAHGLAPASGFEARMRDYLHSQPELVVPQWRFREMSPLIDSANMTPAYWQQLREAVVDAVDVQGCDSVLILHGTDTLAYSAAAMSFQLLGLHARVCFTGSMLPAGVIDSDAWENLSGALVALGQGLAPGVHLYFHGELLAPTRCAKVRSFGRHPFKRLERQGGGLKASSLPAQLNYNQPKQLANIAALPLFPGISAEILDGLLGSGIQGLVLECYGSGTGPSDNPAFLASLERARDSGVVIVAVTQCHEGGVELDVYEAGSRLRGVGVLSGGGMTREAAFGKLQALIGAGLPVEEVRRLVELDLCGELA; from the coding sequence ATGAATGGCTCGACCTACCCTGCCGCCCAGCACGTCATGGTGCTCTACACCGGCGGCACCATCGGCATGCAAGCCAGCGCCCACGGCCTGGCCCCGGCATCCGGTTTCGAAGCGCGGATGCGCGATTACCTGCACAGCCAACCTGAACTTGTCGTCCCGCAATGGCGCTTCCGGGAAATGTCGCCGCTGATCGATAGCGCCAACATGACACCGGCCTACTGGCAGCAACTGCGCGAAGCGGTGGTCGATGCCGTGGATGTGCAGGGCTGCGACAGCGTACTGATCCTGCATGGCACCGACACCCTGGCCTACAGCGCCGCGGCGATGAGTTTCCAACTGCTGGGCCTGCACGCGCGGGTCTGCTTCACCGGCTCCATGCTGCCTGCCGGCGTAATCGACAGTGACGCCTGGGAAAACCTCAGCGGTGCGCTGGTCGCTCTCGGCCAAGGCCTGGCGCCGGGTGTGCATCTGTACTTCCATGGTGAACTGCTGGCGCCAACCCGTTGCGCGAAAGTGCGCAGCTTTGGTCGTCACCCGTTCAAGCGCCTCGAACGCCAGGGCGGCGGCCTCAAAGCCTCCTCGCTGCCGGCGCAGTTGAATTACAACCAGCCCAAGCAACTGGCGAACATCGCAGCGCTACCGCTGTTTCCCGGCATCAGCGCCGAGATCCTGGACGGCCTGCTGGGCAGCGGCATCCAGGGTCTGGTGCTGGAATGCTACGGCAGCGGCACCGGGCCGAGCGACAACCCGGCCTTCCTCGCCAGCCTCGAGCGGGCGCGGGACAGCGGTGTGGTCATCGTGGCGGTGACCCAATGCCATGAAGGGGGCGTCGAGCTGGACGTTTACGAGGCTGGCAGTCGCTTGCGTGGCGTTGGCGTACTGTCCGGCGGCGGCATGACCCGTGAAGCCGCGTTCGGCAAGTTGCAGGCATTGATTGGCGCGGGGTTGCCCGTGGAAGAGGTGCGACGGCTGGTTGAGCTGGACCTGTGTGGCGAACTCGCCTGA
- a CDS encoding AraC family transcriptional regulator yields MLHSHLTTLNAVSLVLSTFKSEGLPSDALLAGSGISAADLSRADTRITTNQEMQVCANAVALKRDIGLGLGLRMHVSSYGMLGYALLTSATLGDALRLALRYPALLGTLFELNLDDDGQYVWFSASDYRENPALAVFNAEFCMVSLRVICNDLLGHALPLRAARFEHPAPDYQARYAALFDCPVRFDSVDNAFAFERHWLDQPLPLADPVTHHAMAERCRRQNTEFTGRQAWLGRIRQLLDAQLNAAPGLEGLAEQMNCSARTLRRHLKDLGCSYQELLDELRFERAKQMLCEDQLPIYRIAERLGFSETASFRHAFVRWSGVAPSQFRP; encoded by the coding sequence ATGCTTCATTCCCACCTCACCACCCTCAACGCCGTCTCACTGGTACTGAGCACCTTTAAAAGCGAAGGCTTGCCCAGTGATGCCTTGTTGGCCGGCAGCGGCATCAGCGCGGCGGACCTGAGCCGGGCCGATACGCGCATCACCACCAACCAGGAGATGCAGGTCTGCGCCAACGCCGTGGCCCTCAAGCGCGACATCGGCCTGGGGCTGGGCCTGCGCATGCACGTTTCGTCGTACGGCATGCTCGGCTATGCGCTGCTGACCAGTGCCACCTTAGGTGACGCCTTGCGCCTGGCGCTGCGCTATCCGGCGCTATTGGGAACACTCTTCGAACTGAACCTGGACGATGACGGCCAGTACGTCTGGTTCAGCGCCAGCGATTATCGGGAGAATCCGGCCCTGGCGGTGTTCAATGCCGAGTTCTGCATGGTTTCGCTGAGGGTCATCTGTAACGACCTTCTTGGTCATGCACTGCCCTTGCGTGCGGCACGCTTCGAACATCCGGCGCCCGATTACCAGGCGCGCTACGCCGCGCTCTTCGATTGCCCGGTGCGCTTTGACAGCGTCGATAACGCGTTCGCCTTCGAGCGTCACTGGCTCGACCAACCCTTGCCCCTGGCCGACCCCGTCACCCATCACGCCATGGCCGAACGTTGCCGCCGGCAGAACACCGAATTCACCGGACGCCAGGCCTGGCTGGGACGGATCCGCCAGTTGCTCGACGCCCAACTGAACGCCGCCCCCGGGCTGGAAGGCCTGGCCGAACAAATGAACTGCTCGGCACGCACCTTGCGACGCCACCTCAAGGACCTGGGCTGCAGCTACCAGGAACTGCTGGACGAACTGCGCTTCGAACGGGCCAAGCAGATGCTCTGCGAGGATCAATTGCCGATCTATCGAATCGCCGAACGACTGGGCTTCAGCGAAACCGCCAGCTTCCGCCACGCCTTCGTGCGCTGGAGCGGCGTGGCGCCCAGCCAGTTCAGGCCTTGA
- a CDS encoding HAD family hydrolase produces MHYQTVLFDLDGTLTDPREGITRSIQFALSKLGIDEPDLSRLEHFIGPPLLQAFMQFYGFDEAKAWEAVNFYRERFKVTGLYENRVFDGVMPLLETLGGQGRQLYIATSKPWVFAREIARHFDFARHFKVIYGSELDGTRTNKIELIAHLLAEEGLDPASTLMIGDRKHDLIGARSNGLDAAAVGYGFGSREELSAESPAYHFQTVDELHRAFLRG; encoded by the coding sequence ATGCATTACCAAACCGTACTCTTCGACCTTGACGGCACCCTCACCGACCCCCGCGAGGGCATCACCCGTTCGATCCAGTTTGCCTTGAGCAAGCTGGGCATCGACGAACCCGACCTGAGCCGCCTCGAGCATTTCATCGGCCCACCGCTGTTGCAGGCCTTCATGCAGTTTTACGGCTTCGACGAAGCGAAGGCCTGGGAGGCGGTGAATTTCTATCGGGAGCGCTTCAAGGTCACTGGCCTATACGAAAATCGCGTCTTCGACGGCGTGATGCCACTGCTGGAAACCCTGGGCGGCCAAGGGCGCCAGTTGTACATCGCCACCTCCAAACCCTGGGTCTTCGCCCGGGAAATCGCCCGCCACTTCGACTTCGCCCGGCACTTCAAGGTGATCTACGGCAGCGAACTGGACGGCACCCGCACCAACAAAATCGAGCTGATCGCCCACCTGCTGGCCGAAGAAGGCCTCGACCCGGCCAGCACCCTGATGATCGGCGACCGCAAACACGACCTGATCGGCGCCCGCAGCAACGGCCTGGATGCGGCGGCGGTGGGGTATGGGTTTGGCAGCCGTGAAGAGTTGAGTGCAGAGAGTCCGGCTTATCATTTCCAGACGGTGGATGAATTGCACCGGGCGTTTTTGCGGGGCTGA
- a CDS encoding gamma carbonic anhydrase family protein, with the protein MTLRTYQNHSPQLARGAFVDSTAVVIGDVEIGEDSSVWPLTVIRGDMHRIRIGARTSVQDGCVLHITHAGPFNPEGFPLLIGDDVTIAHKVMLHGCSVGSRILIGMGSIVMDGAVVEDDVIIGAGSLVPPGKRLESGFLYVGSPVKQARPLTDKERAFFTYSAANYVKLKDLHLAEGYDQPQS; encoded by the coding sequence GTGACCCTTCGCACGTACCAGAATCACAGCCCGCAGTTAGCCCGTGGCGCTTTTGTCGACAGCACCGCGGTGGTGATCGGCGACGTCGAAATCGGCGAAGACAGCTCCGTCTGGCCGCTGACGGTCATTCGCGGCGACATGCACCGCATCCGCATCGGCGCCCGCACCAGTGTTCAGGACGGCTGCGTGCTGCACATCACCCATGCCGGGCCGTTCAATCCCGAGGGCTTCCCATTGCTGATCGGCGACGACGTGACCATCGCCCACAAAGTCATGCTCCATGGCTGCTCCGTGGGCAGCCGGATCCTGATCGGCATGGGCAGCATCGTCATGGACGGCGCGGTGGTCGAAGATGATGTGATCATCGGTGCTGGCAGCCTGGTGCCGCCGGGCAAACGTCTGGAAAGCGGCTTTTTGTATGTGGGCAGCCCGGTGAAGCAGGCCAGGCCGCTGACGGACAAGGAGCGCGCGTTCTTCACCTACAGTGCGGCGAACTACGTGAAGCTCAAGGACCTGCATCTGGCTGAAGGCTACGACCAGCCACAATCCTGA